From Luteococcus japonicus, one genomic window encodes:
- a CDS encoding EcsC family protein — protein MGIFDILRGQKADVSTTRSALDQAQDPAADDSAITKLIENILHIGIDGRKPFDSAASVADDALSSAGGDVEKAVNKVVRSHVTSGAAGGLLTSLGGFITMPVAIPANLLEFYVQATRMTAAVAKLRGYDIHQPHIRTAVLLTLVGSNAEDVMAKAGVVTGTGRLTTMALRNLPRPAMMMVNKAVGFRLLKSVGQGTLAKLGKGVPIVGGAVGGVLDGYMMNKIAEQALKEFPTYAAPAANEGPISSL, from the coding sequence ATGGGAATCTTCGACATTCTGCGCGGCCAGAAGGCCGACGTCAGCACGACCCGTAGCGCGCTGGACCAGGCCCAGGACCCTGCGGCCGACGACAGTGCCATCACCAAGCTGATCGAGAACATCCTGCACATCGGGATCGACGGGCGCAAGCCCTTTGACTCCGCTGCGTCGGTGGCCGACGACGCGCTGTCCTCCGCTGGTGGCGACGTGGAGAAGGCCGTCAACAAGGTGGTCCGCAGCCACGTCACCTCCGGTGCTGCGGGCGGCCTGCTGACCAGCTTGGGCGGCTTCATCACCATGCCTGTGGCCATCCCGGCGAACCTGCTGGAGTTCTACGTGCAGGCCACGCGGATGACCGCCGCCGTCGCCAAGCTGCGCGGCTATGACATCCACCAGCCCCACATCCGCACCGCCGTGCTGCTCACCTTGGTGGGCTCCAATGCGGAGGACGTGATGGCCAAGGCTGGCGTCGTCACGGGAACGGGCCGGCTGACCACGATGGCGCTGCGCAACCTGCCTCGCCCGGCGATGATGATGGTCAACAAGGCCGTCGGATTCCGGCTGCTGAAGAGCGTCGGCCAGGGAACCTTGGCCAAGCTGGGCAAGGGAGTTCCGATCGTGGGCGGCGCCGTCGGTGGCGTCCTCGATGGTTACATGATGAACAAGATCGCCGAGCAGGCGCTCAAGGAGTTCCCCACCTACGCGGCGCCCGCCGCGAACGAGGGACCCATTTCCAGCCTCTGA